The Columba livia isolate bColLiv1 breed racing homer chromosome 18, bColLiv1.pat.W.v2, whole genome shotgun sequence genome includes a region encoding these proteins:
- the CEP131 gene encoding centrosomal protein of 131 kDa isoform X4: MKSTRSGSSCPGAGSAAADLTLTGLPAPVSRRPSSACPAKPMARSVSVTADGKPQRNALEDAGSRAMNNLRRSSSTTQVNQRANSAHSSEQTGDFLSFLESASGGRKKPAGLSKTSLEKKTTWNILDDQPRAFPGTTGPRGLEPPPGMRRKEAAVLLAANFTANNRSNKAAMGNCVTTMVHNNYSTAEKGPAPKSSNQAPSSLNNVVKATSNEDGESSFVKSQKNFSSNNIMTHNNNSSGSSGSQPRRREVTEEEAERFIQEVNSAAVTIQRWYRRHAQQRRAAAAALGRLLASKREERQQQMEEGNILDLQERKDEDRRKIREEKARLARRAAIQELHQKRAQKASDSKHLAEEELALVKESRRVAKKKPAKPTLARNISPAGSATKANNAEANFHSAAAEPEESGFTDLSSVPSRDPGAEDKLQDVSSRETGGEELETMVTAVSRAQSKVTLNELLDTLRLLEEEPELLPPPKLLKKDRYAWMDGQEPSSNSLTADNLEKFGKLNHSPGVPEEGALLSEAKLQSIISFLDEMEKSEQERPCSAASATQREGLLLEEELAHLEQASAVATEVTSSIMRLKLEVEEKKRAVSLLQTALAQQRELTVRHVKQTEKELGHQLKLQREQYEAAIQRHLAFIDQLIDDKKVLSEKCEAVVAELKQVDQKYGKKLTQMQEQHELVWRTLGPFCEEIKKLKELMSATEKIRREKWIDEKTKKIKEITVKGLEPEIQKLIAKHKQDIKKLKMLHEAELLQSDERAAQRYGRQAEELRDLLEREKEEQSQRERERARQRCEQQLEQEEQALQQQRRRLYAEVAEEKERLSQQAARQRAEVEELRRQLEASSSAVTRALKEEYAKEKEEQERRHQAEVKVLKEQLEMEKQAWEANYVKKEEAWLLSRERELREELRKERDKEIELVIQRLEADMSSAKEECERAAENRIKRIRDKYEVELQELERSERKLQERCNELKGRLAELEGESVRLQGLLKHKEQEVEEIQKVRDQLVQERTGLAEAIRQDFADRLLGTEEENKRLKEEMVEMRARQRLELDRVAREKDRELEEVHRRVKTAVVRKEESVSSLRKQYQAAVQRADRLETLLEQQRQQLLDAK, encoded by the exons ATGAAGAGCACCCGCAGCGGCTCCTCCTGCCCGGGCGCCGGTTCTGCTGCCGCGGACCTGACCCTGACGGGCCTCCCCGCGCCGGTGTCGCGCCGGCCCAGCAGCGCGTGTCCCGCCAAGCCCATGGCGCGCTCCGTCTCGGTCACCGCCGACGGCAAACCGCAGAGGAACGCGCTG GAAGACGCGGGGTCGCGGGCGATGAACAACCTCCGCAGGTCCAGCAGCACCACGCAGGTGAACCAGCGGGCGAACAGCGCGCACAG CTCGGAGCAGACGGGAGATTTCCTCAGCTTCTTGGAGAGCGCGtctgggggaagaaagaaaccagCGGGTCTGAGCAAAACCTccttggaaaagaaaaccacGTGGAACATCCTG GACGACCAGCCCCGGGCGTTCCCGGGCACCACCGGCCCCCGCGGCCTCGAGCCGCCCCCGGGCAtgaggaggaaagaagccgcggtgctgctggcagccaaCTTCACTGCCAACAACAG GAGCAACAAGGCCGCCATGGGCAACTGCGTCACCACCATGGTGCACAACAACTACTCCACCGCCGAGAAGGGCCCCGCGCCCAAGAGCTCCAACCAggcccccagctccctcaa CAATGTCGTCAAAGCGACCTCAAACGAGGACGGCGAAAGCAGCTTTGTGAAGTCTCAGAAGAATTTCTCCAGCAACAACATCAtgacccacaacaacaacagcagcggcagcagcggcagccAGCCCCGGCGCAGGGAGGTGAcggaggaggaggcagagag GTTCATCCAGGAGGTGAACTCGGCCGCCGTCACCATCCAGCGCTGGTACCGACGCCACGCGCAGCAGCGCAGAGCGGCAGCGGCGGCTCTGGGGCGCCTGTTGGCTTCCAAACGGGAG gaaaggcagcagcagatggAAGAGGGGAATATCCTGGATTTGCAGGAGAGGAAGGACGAGGATCGCCGGAAGATCCGCGAGGAGAAGGCGCGGCTGGCGCGACGCGCGGCCATCCAG GAACTGCACCAGAAAAGGGCCCAAAAGGCTTCGGACTCAAAGCACTTGGCAGAAGAAGAGCTCGCGCTGGTGAAGGAGAGCAGAAGGGTCGCAAAGAAGAAGCCTGCCAAACCCACTTTGGCGAGGAACATCAGCCCCGCCGGCAGCGCCACCAAAGCCAACAATGCTG AGGCCAATTTCCACTCGGCggctgcagagccagaggaAAGCGGCTTCACAGACCTGAGCTCCGTGCCCTCGCGGGACCCCGGGGCGGAGGACAAGCTGCAG GATGTGAGCTCCAGGGAGACGGGTGGCGAGGAGCTGGAGACGATGGTGACGGCTGTCAGCAGGGCGCAGTCCAAGGTCACGCTCAACGAGCTGCTGGACACGCTCAGGCTGCTGGAGGAAGagccggagctgctgccccCGCCAAAGCTCCTCAAGAAGGACAGATACGCCTGGATGGACGGG CAGGAGCCCAGCTCCAATTCCCTGACTGCTGACAACCTGGAGAAGTTTGGGAAGCTGAACCACTCGCCGGGGGTCCCTGAGGAGGGGGCCCTGCTCTCCGAGGCCAAACTCCAGAGCATCATCAGCTTCCTGGACGAGATGGAGAAGTCGGAGCAGGAGCGGCCCTGCTCGGCTGCCTCGGCCACGCAGCGGGAG GGTCTCCTCCTGGAAGAGGAGCTGGCTCACTTGGAGCAGGCGTCGGCTGTTGCCACGGAAGTCACAAGCTCCATCATGAGGCTGAAGCTGGAAGTGGAGGAGAAGAAGCGAGCCGTCAGCCTGCTGCAGACAGCCCTG GCTCAGCAGAGGGAACTGACTGTCCGACATGTCAAACAGACTGAGAAGGAGCTTGGCCACCAGCTGAAGCTTCAGAGGGAGCAGTACGAGGCAGCTATCCAGCGGCACCTGGCCTTCATCGACCAG CTCATCGATGACAAGAAAGTGCTCAGTGAGAAGTGTGAGGCCGTGGTGGCTGAGCTGAAACAGGTGGACCAGAAGTACGGCAAGAAGCTCACGCAGATGCAGGAGCAGCACGAGCTG GTCTGGCGCACTTTGGGCCCCTTTTGTGAG GAGATTAAGAAACTGAAGGAACTGATGAGCGCGACCGAGAAAATCAGGCGGGAGAAGTGGATCGATGAGAAAACCAAAAAGATCAAAGAAATCACGGTGAAAG GGCTGGAGCCAGAGATCCAGAAGCTGATCGCCAAGCACAAGCAGGACATCAAGAAGCTGAAGATGCTGCACGAGGCCGAGCTGCTGCAGTCGGACGAACGGGCTGCCCAGCGCTACGGCCGGCAGGCGGAGGAGCTGCGGGACCTGCTGGAGCGGGAGAAGGAGGAGCAGAGCCagcgggagcgggagcgggcCCGGCAGCG GtgtgagcagcagctggagcaggaggagcaggcgctgcagcagcagcggcgACGGCTTTACGCCGAGGTGGCCGAGGAGAAGGAGCGGCTCAGCCAGCAAGCGGCCAG GCAGCGAGCGGAGGTGGAGGAGCTGCGGCGGCAGCTGGAGGCGAGCAGCTCGGCCGTCACCCGGGCGCTGAAGGAGGAGTACgcaaaggagaaggaggagcaggagaggcGGCATCAG GCAGAAGTGAAGGTGCtgaaggagcagctggagatggAGAAGCAGGCCTGGGAGGCGAACTACGTGAAGAAGGAG GAAGCCTGGCTGCTCTCCCGGGAGCGGGAGCTGCGGGAGGAgctgaggaaggagagggaCAAAGAGATCGAGTTGGTGATCCAGCGCCTGGAGGCCGACATGTCCTCGGCCAAGGAGGAGTGCGAGAGGGCGGCGGAGAACAG GATCAAGAGGATCCGAGACAAGTACGaggtggagctgcaggagctggagcggTCGGAGCGGAAGCTGCAGGAACGCTGCAACGAGCTGAAGGGGCggctggcagagctggaagGGGAGAGCGTTCGTCTGCAGGGGCTGCTGAAGCACAAGGAGCAGGAGGTGGAGGAGATCCAGAAG GTGAGGGACCAGCTGGTGCAGGAGCGGACCGGCCTGGCAGAAGCGATCCGGCAGGACTTCGCAGACAGGCTGCTGGGGACGGAGGAGGAGAACAAGCGGCTGAAGGAGGAGATGGTGGAGATGAGAGCCCGGCAGCGCCTGGAGCTGGACAGGGTGGCGCGggagaaggacagggagctggaggaggtgCACAGGAG GGTGAAAACGGCCGTGGTGCGGAAGGAGGAGAGCGTGAGCAGCCTGCGGAAGCAGTACCAA GCGGCTGTGCAGAGAGCCGACCGCCTGGAGAccctcctggagcagcagcggcagcagctcctggacgCCAAATGA
- the CEP131 gene encoding centrosomal protein of 131 kDa isoform X1: MKSTRSGSSCPGAGSAAADLTLTGLPAPVSRRPSSACPAKPMARSVSVTADGKPQRNALEDAGSRAMNNLRRSSSTTQVNQRANSAHSSEQTGDFLSFLESASGGRKKPAGLSKTSLEKKTTWNILDDQPRAFPGTTGPRGLEPPPGMRRKEAAVLLAANFTANNRSNKAAMGNCVTTMVHNNYSTAEKGPAPKSSNQAPSSLNNVVKATSNEDGESSFVKSQKNFSSNNIMTHNNNSSGSSGSQPRRREVTEEEAERFIQEVNSAAVTIQRWYRRHAQQRRAAAAALGRLLASKREERQQQMEEGNILDLQERKDEDRRKIREEKARLARRAAIQELHQKRAQKASDSKHLAEEELALVKESRRVAKKKPAKPTLARNISPAGSATKANNAEANFHSAAAEPEESGFTDLSSVPSRDPGAEDKLQDVSSRETGGEELETMVTAVSRAQSKVTLNELLDTLRLLEEEPELLPPPKLLKKDRYAWMDGQEPSSNSLTADNLEKFGKLNHSPGVPEEGALLSEAKLQSIISFLDEMEKSEQERPCSAASATQREGLLLEEELAHLEQASAVATEVTSSIMRLKLEVEEKKRAVSLLQTALAQQRELTVRHVKQTEKELGHQLKLQREQYEAAIQRHLAFIDQVVISHPRSEAGGGGGCTQPGCPVPFLRPAQLIDDKKVLSEKCEAVVAELKQVDQKYGKKLTQMQEQHELVWRTLGPFCEEIKKLKELMSATEKIRREKWIDEKTKKIKEITVKGLEPEIQKLIAKHKQDIKKLKMLHEAELLQSDERAAQRYGRQAEELRDLLEREKEEQSQRERERARQRCEQQLEQEEQALQQQRRRLYAEVAEEKERLSQQAARQRAEVEELRRQLEASSSAVTRALKEEYAKEKEEQERRHQAEVKVLKEQLEMEKQAWEANYVKKEEAWLLSRERELREELRKERDKEIELVIQRLEADMSSAKEECERAAENRIKRIRDKYEVELQELERSERKLQERCNELKGRLAELEGESVRLQGLLKHKEQEVEEIQKVRDQLVQERTGLAEAIRQDFADRLLGTEEENKRLKEEMVEMRARQRLELDRVAREKDRELEEVHRRVKTAVVRKEESVSSLRKQYQAAVQRADRLETLLEQQRQQLLDAK, translated from the exons ATGAAGAGCACCCGCAGCGGCTCCTCCTGCCCGGGCGCCGGTTCTGCTGCCGCGGACCTGACCCTGACGGGCCTCCCCGCGCCGGTGTCGCGCCGGCCCAGCAGCGCGTGTCCCGCCAAGCCCATGGCGCGCTCCGTCTCGGTCACCGCCGACGGCAAACCGCAGAGGAACGCGCTG GAAGACGCGGGGTCGCGGGCGATGAACAACCTCCGCAGGTCCAGCAGCACCACGCAGGTGAACCAGCGGGCGAACAGCGCGCACAG CTCGGAGCAGACGGGAGATTTCCTCAGCTTCTTGGAGAGCGCGtctgggggaagaaagaaaccagCGGGTCTGAGCAAAACCTccttggaaaagaaaaccacGTGGAACATCCTG GACGACCAGCCCCGGGCGTTCCCGGGCACCACCGGCCCCCGCGGCCTCGAGCCGCCCCCGGGCAtgaggaggaaagaagccgcggtgctgctggcagccaaCTTCACTGCCAACAACAG GAGCAACAAGGCCGCCATGGGCAACTGCGTCACCACCATGGTGCACAACAACTACTCCACCGCCGAGAAGGGCCCCGCGCCCAAGAGCTCCAACCAggcccccagctccctcaa CAATGTCGTCAAAGCGACCTCAAACGAGGACGGCGAAAGCAGCTTTGTGAAGTCTCAGAAGAATTTCTCCAGCAACAACATCAtgacccacaacaacaacagcagcggcagcagcggcagccAGCCCCGGCGCAGGGAGGTGAcggaggaggaggcagagag GTTCATCCAGGAGGTGAACTCGGCCGCCGTCACCATCCAGCGCTGGTACCGACGCCACGCGCAGCAGCGCAGAGCGGCAGCGGCGGCTCTGGGGCGCCTGTTGGCTTCCAAACGGGAG gaaaggcagcagcagatggAAGAGGGGAATATCCTGGATTTGCAGGAGAGGAAGGACGAGGATCGCCGGAAGATCCGCGAGGAGAAGGCGCGGCTGGCGCGACGCGCGGCCATCCAG GAACTGCACCAGAAAAGGGCCCAAAAGGCTTCGGACTCAAAGCACTTGGCAGAAGAAGAGCTCGCGCTGGTGAAGGAGAGCAGAAGGGTCGCAAAGAAGAAGCCTGCCAAACCCACTTTGGCGAGGAACATCAGCCCCGCCGGCAGCGCCACCAAAGCCAACAATGCTG AGGCCAATTTCCACTCGGCggctgcagagccagaggaAAGCGGCTTCACAGACCTGAGCTCCGTGCCCTCGCGGGACCCCGGGGCGGAGGACAAGCTGCAG GATGTGAGCTCCAGGGAGACGGGTGGCGAGGAGCTGGAGACGATGGTGACGGCTGTCAGCAGGGCGCAGTCCAAGGTCACGCTCAACGAGCTGCTGGACACGCTCAGGCTGCTGGAGGAAGagccggagctgctgccccCGCCAAAGCTCCTCAAGAAGGACAGATACGCCTGGATGGACGGG CAGGAGCCCAGCTCCAATTCCCTGACTGCTGACAACCTGGAGAAGTTTGGGAAGCTGAACCACTCGCCGGGGGTCCCTGAGGAGGGGGCCCTGCTCTCCGAGGCCAAACTCCAGAGCATCATCAGCTTCCTGGACGAGATGGAGAAGTCGGAGCAGGAGCGGCCCTGCTCGGCTGCCTCGGCCACGCAGCGGGAG GGTCTCCTCCTGGAAGAGGAGCTGGCTCACTTGGAGCAGGCGTCGGCTGTTGCCACGGAAGTCACAAGCTCCATCATGAGGCTGAAGCTGGAAGTGGAGGAGAAGAAGCGAGCCGTCAGCCTGCTGCAGACAGCCCTG GCTCAGCAGAGGGAACTGACTGTCCGACATGTCAAACAGACTGAGAAGGAGCTTGGCCACCAGCTGAAGCTTCAGAGGGAGCAGTACGAGGCAGCTATCCAGCGGCACCTGGCCTTCATCGACCAGGTAGTCATCTCCCACCCCCGCTCtgaagctggaggaggaggcggcTGCACCCAGCCCGGCTGCCCGGTGCCTTTTCTTCGCCCTGCCCAGCTCATCGATGACAAGAAAGTGCTCAGTGAGAAGTGTGAGGCCGTGGTGGCTGAGCTGAAACAGGTGGACCAGAAGTACGGCAAGAAGCTCACGCAGATGCAGGAGCAGCACGAGCTG GTCTGGCGCACTTTGGGCCCCTTTTGTGAG GAGATTAAGAAACTGAAGGAACTGATGAGCGCGACCGAGAAAATCAGGCGGGAGAAGTGGATCGATGAGAAAACCAAAAAGATCAAAGAAATCACGGTGAAAG GGCTGGAGCCAGAGATCCAGAAGCTGATCGCCAAGCACAAGCAGGACATCAAGAAGCTGAAGATGCTGCACGAGGCCGAGCTGCTGCAGTCGGACGAACGGGCTGCCCAGCGCTACGGCCGGCAGGCGGAGGAGCTGCGGGACCTGCTGGAGCGGGAGAAGGAGGAGCAGAGCCagcgggagcgggagcgggcCCGGCAGCG GtgtgagcagcagctggagcaggaggagcaggcgctgcagcagcagcggcgACGGCTTTACGCCGAGGTGGCCGAGGAGAAGGAGCGGCTCAGCCAGCAAGCGGCCAG GCAGCGAGCGGAGGTGGAGGAGCTGCGGCGGCAGCTGGAGGCGAGCAGCTCGGCCGTCACCCGGGCGCTGAAGGAGGAGTACgcaaaggagaaggaggagcaggagaggcGGCATCAG GCAGAAGTGAAGGTGCtgaaggagcagctggagatggAGAAGCAGGCCTGGGAGGCGAACTACGTGAAGAAGGAG GAAGCCTGGCTGCTCTCCCGGGAGCGGGAGCTGCGGGAGGAgctgaggaaggagagggaCAAAGAGATCGAGTTGGTGATCCAGCGCCTGGAGGCCGACATGTCCTCGGCCAAGGAGGAGTGCGAGAGGGCGGCGGAGAACAG GATCAAGAGGATCCGAGACAAGTACGaggtggagctgcaggagctggagcggTCGGAGCGGAAGCTGCAGGAACGCTGCAACGAGCTGAAGGGGCggctggcagagctggaagGGGAGAGCGTTCGTCTGCAGGGGCTGCTGAAGCACAAGGAGCAGGAGGTGGAGGAGATCCAGAAG GTGAGGGACCAGCTGGTGCAGGAGCGGACCGGCCTGGCAGAAGCGATCCGGCAGGACTTCGCAGACAGGCTGCTGGGGACGGAGGAGGAGAACAAGCGGCTGAAGGAGGAGATGGTGGAGATGAGAGCCCGGCAGCGCCTGGAGCTGGACAGGGTGGCGCGggagaaggacagggagctggaggaggtgCACAGGAG GGTGAAAACGGCCGTGGTGCGGAAGGAGGAGAGCGTGAGCAGCCTGCGGAAGCAGTACCAA GCGGCTGTGCAGAGAGCCGACCGCCTGGAGAccctcctggagcagcagcggcagcagctcctggacgCCAAATGA
- the CEP131 gene encoding centrosomal protein of 131 kDa isoform X3 translates to MKSTRSGSSCPGAGSAAADLTLTGLPAPVSRRPSSACPAKPMARSVSVTADGKPQRNALEDAGSRAMNNLRRSSSTTQVNQRANSAHSSEQTGDFLSFLESASGGRKKPAGLSKTSLEKKTTWNILDDQPRAFPGTTGPRGLEPPPGMRRKEAAVLLAANFTANNRSNKAAMGNCVTTMVHNNYSTAEKGPAPKSSNQAPSSLNNVVKATSNEDGESSFVKSQKNFSSNNIMTHNNNSSGSSGSQPRRREVTEEEAERFIQEVNSAAVTIQRWYRRHAQQRRAAAAALGRLLASKREERQQQMEEGNILDLQERKDEDRRKIREEKARLARRAAIQELHQKRAQKASDSKHLAEEELALVKESRRVAKKKPAKPTLARNISPAGSATKANNAEANFHSAAAEPEESGFTDLSSVPSRDPGAEDKLQDVSSRETGGEELETMVTAVSRAQSKVTLNELLDTLRLLEEEPELLPPPKLLKKDRYAWMDGQEPSSNSLTADNLEKFGKLNHSPGVPEEGALLSEAKLQSIISFLDEMEKSEQERPCSAASATQREGLLLEEELAHLEQASAVATEVTSSIMRLKLEVEEKKRAVSLLQTALAQQRELTVRHVKQTEKELGHQLKLQREQYEAAIQRHLAFIDQVVISHPRSEAGGGGGCTQPGCPVPFLRPAQLIDDKKVLSEKCEAVVAELKQVDQKYGKKLTQMQEQHELEIKKLKELMSATEKIRREKWIDEKTKKIKEITVKGLEPEIQKLIAKHKQDIKKLKMLHEAELLQSDERAAQRYGRQAEELRDLLEREKEEQSQRERERARQRCEQQLEQEEQALQQQRRRLYAEVAEEKERLSQQAARQRAEVEELRRQLEASSSAVTRALKEEYAKEKEEQERRHQAEVKVLKEQLEMEKQAWEANYVKKEEAWLLSRERELREELRKERDKEIELVIQRLEADMSSAKEECERAAENRIKRIRDKYEVELQELERSERKLQERCNELKGRLAELEGESVRLQGLLKHKEQEVEEIQKVRDQLVQERTGLAEAIRQDFADRLLGTEEENKRLKEEMVEMRARQRLELDRVAREKDRELEEVHRRVKTAVVRKEESVSSLRKQYQAAVQRADRLETLLEQQRQQLLDAK, encoded by the exons ATGAAGAGCACCCGCAGCGGCTCCTCCTGCCCGGGCGCCGGTTCTGCTGCCGCGGACCTGACCCTGACGGGCCTCCCCGCGCCGGTGTCGCGCCGGCCCAGCAGCGCGTGTCCCGCCAAGCCCATGGCGCGCTCCGTCTCGGTCACCGCCGACGGCAAACCGCAGAGGAACGCGCTG GAAGACGCGGGGTCGCGGGCGATGAACAACCTCCGCAGGTCCAGCAGCACCACGCAGGTGAACCAGCGGGCGAACAGCGCGCACAG CTCGGAGCAGACGGGAGATTTCCTCAGCTTCTTGGAGAGCGCGtctgggggaagaaagaaaccagCGGGTCTGAGCAAAACCTccttggaaaagaaaaccacGTGGAACATCCTG GACGACCAGCCCCGGGCGTTCCCGGGCACCACCGGCCCCCGCGGCCTCGAGCCGCCCCCGGGCAtgaggaggaaagaagccgcggtgctgctggcagccaaCTTCACTGCCAACAACAG GAGCAACAAGGCCGCCATGGGCAACTGCGTCACCACCATGGTGCACAACAACTACTCCACCGCCGAGAAGGGCCCCGCGCCCAAGAGCTCCAACCAggcccccagctccctcaa CAATGTCGTCAAAGCGACCTCAAACGAGGACGGCGAAAGCAGCTTTGTGAAGTCTCAGAAGAATTTCTCCAGCAACAACATCAtgacccacaacaacaacagcagcggcagcagcggcagccAGCCCCGGCGCAGGGAGGTGAcggaggaggaggcagagag GTTCATCCAGGAGGTGAACTCGGCCGCCGTCACCATCCAGCGCTGGTACCGACGCCACGCGCAGCAGCGCAGAGCGGCAGCGGCGGCTCTGGGGCGCCTGTTGGCTTCCAAACGGGAG gaaaggcagcagcagatggAAGAGGGGAATATCCTGGATTTGCAGGAGAGGAAGGACGAGGATCGCCGGAAGATCCGCGAGGAGAAGGCGCGGCTGGCGCGACGCGCGGCCATCCAG GAACTGCACCAGAAAAGGGCCCAAAAGGCTTCGGACTCAAAGCACTTGGCAGAAGAAGAGCTCGCGCTGGTGAAGGAGAGCAGAAGGGTCGCAAAGAAGAAGCCTGCCAAACCCACTTTGGCGAGGAACATCAGCCCCGCCGGCAGCGCCACCAAAGCCAACAATGCTG AGGCCAATTTCCACTCGGCggctgcagagccagaggaAAGCGGCTTCACAGACCTGAGCTCCGTGCCCTCGCGGGACCCCGGGGCGGAGGACAAGCTGCAG GATGTGAGCTCCAGGGAGACGGGTGGCGAGGAGCTGGAGACGATGGTGACGGCTGTCAGCAGGGCGCAGTCCAAGGTCACGCTCAACGAGCTGCTGGACACGCTCAGGCTGCTGGAGGAAGagccggagctgctgccccCGCCAAAGCTCCTCAAGAAGGACAGATACGCCTGGATGGACGGG CAGGAGCCCAGCTCCAATTCCCTGACTGCTGACAACCTGGAGAAGTTTGGGAAGCTGAACCACTCGCCGGGGGTCCCTGAGGAGGGGGCCCTGCTCTCCGAGGCCAAACTCCAGAGCATCATCAGCTTCCTGGACGAGATGGAGAAGTCGGAGCAGGAGCGGCCCTGCTCGGCTGCCTCGGCCACGCAGCGGGAG GGTCTCCTCCTGGAAGAGGAGCTGGCTCACTTGGAGCAGGCGTCGGCTGTTGCCACGGAAGTCACAAGCTCCATCATGAGGCTGAAGCTGGAAGTGGAGGAGAAGAAGCGAGCCGTCAGCCTGCTGCAGACAGCCCTG GCTCAGCAGAGGGAACTGACTGTCCGACATGTCAAACAGACTGAGAAGGAGCTTGGCCACCAGCTGAAGCTTCAGAGGGAGCAGTACGAGGCAGCTATCCAGCGGCACCTGGCCTTCATCGACCAGGTAGTCATCTCCCACCCCCGCTCtgaagctggaggaggaggcggcTGCACCCAGCCCGGCTGCCCGGTGCCTTTTCTTCGCCCTGCCCAGCTCATCGATGACAAGAAAGTGCTCAGTGAGAAGTGTGAGGCCGTGGTGGCTGAGCTGAAACAGGTGGACCAGAAGTACGGCAAGAAGCTCACGCAGATGCAGGAGCAGCACGAGCTG GAGATTAAGAAACTGAAGGAACTGATGAGCGCGACCGAGAAAATCAGGCGGGAGAAGTGGATCGATGAGAAAACCAAAAAGATCAAAGAAATCACGGTGAAAG GGCTGGAGCCAGAGATCCAGAAGCTGATCGCCAAGCACAAGCAGGACATCAAGAAGCTGAAGATGCTGCACGAGGCCGAGCTGCTGCAGTCGGACGAACGGGCTGCCCAGCGCTACGGCCGGCAGGCGGAGGAGCTGCGGGACCTGCTGGAGCGGGAGAAGGAGGAGCAGAGCCagcgggagcgggagcgggcCCGGCAGCG GtgtgagcagcagctggagcaggaggagcaggcgctgcagcagcagcggcgACGGCTTTACGCCGAGGTGGCCGAGGAGAAGGAGCGGCTCAGCCAGCAAGCGGCCAG GCAGCGAGCGGAGGTGGAGGAGCTGCGGCGGCAGCTGGAGGCGAGCAGCTCGGCCGTCACCCGGGCGCTGAAGGAGGAGTACgcaaaggagaaggaggagcaggagaggcGGCATCAG GCAGAAGTGAAGGTGCtgaaggagcagctggagatggAGAAGCAGGCCTGGGAGGCGAACTACGTGAAGAAGGAG GAAGCCTGGCTGCTCTCCCGGGAGCGGGAGCTGCGGGAGGAgctgaggaaggagagggaCAAAGAGATCGAGTTGGTGATCCAGCGCCTGGAGGCCGACATGTCCTCGGCCAAGGAGGAGTGCGAGAGGGCGGCGGAGAACAG GATCAAGAGGATCCGAGACAAGTACGaggtggagctgcaggagctggagcggTCGGAGCGGAAGCTGCAGGAACGCTGCAACGAGCTGAAGGGGCggctggcagagctggaagGGGAGAGCGTTCGTCTGCAGGGGCTGCTGAAGCACAAGGAGCAGGAGGTGGAGGAGATCCAGAAG GTGAGGGACCAGCTGGTGCAGGAGCGGACCGGCCTGGCAGAAGCGATCCGGCAGGACTTCGCAGACAGGCTGCTGGGGACGGAGGAGGAGAACAAGCGGCTGAAGGAGGAGATGGTGGAGATGAGAGCCCGGCAGCGCCTGGAGCTGGACAGGGTGGCGCGggagaaggacagggagctggaggaggtgCACAGGAG GGTGAAAACGGCCGTGGTGCGGAAGGAGGAGAGCGTGAGCAGCCTGCGGAAGCAGTACCAA GCGGCTGTGCAGAGAGCCGACCGCCTGGAGAccctcctggagcagcagcggcagcagctcctggacgCCAAATGA